Proteins co-encoded in one Sulfuricaulis limicola genomic window:
- a CDS encoding class I SAM-dependent methyltransferase: MLKPKLLKQLLPKPLKAEQVEVSMVASMHDESAVPTPWLLDVCLRAAEEARTVKMDDVSQRIKDGPDYPGIWPGEHYKLLAGFVKYLKPEVVIEIGTFRGIGTLALAKYLPETGMIATFDPVPWDNVSTTALSKSDFSDKFVQFNDDLAEMHAVEKHRSLLRSADIFFIDAAKDGVMEHRFIKNLKAIGLKANTVVIFDDIRLWNMLDVWRTIDFPKLDLTSFGHWSGTGVVQWNPS, from the coding sequence ATGCTGAAACCCAAGCTGCTTAAGCAGCTGCTGCCAAAGCCTCTGAAGGCCGAGCAGGTGGAAGTATCCATGGTCGCTTCAATGCACGACGAATCCGCGGTACCTACGCCATGGCTGCTCGATGTATGCCTGCGCGCTGCTGAAGAAGCCAGAACGGTCAAGATGGACGATGTGTCGCAGCGGATAAAAGACGGACCTGATTATCCCGGAATCTGGCCGGGGGAACATTACAAATTGCTGGCTGGTTTTGTGAAATACCTGAAACCTGAGGTTGTCATCGAGATCGGAACTTTCCGCGGTATCGGTACTCTCGCGCTCGCCAAGTATCTGCCGGAAACGGGCATGATTGCGACCTTCGATCCTGTTCCGTGGGATAATGTGTCAACAACCGCTCTCAGCAAATCCGATTTCAGCGACAAATTCGTTCAATTCAATGATGACCTGGCGGAAATGCATGCCGTCGAAAAACATCGATCCTTGCTCAGGAGCGCCGATATTTTTTTTATCGATGCCGCGAAAGATGGAGTCATGGAACATCGTTTTATAAAGAATCTCAAGGCCATCGGGTTGAAAGCCAATACGGTTGTAATTTTTGACGACATCCGTCTTTGGAACATGCTGGATGTATGGCGCACCATTGATTTCCCGAAGCTTGACCTTACGTCCTTCGGCCACTGGTCCGGTACCGGAGTCGTCCAGTGGAACCCGTCCTAG
- a CDS encoding glycosyltransferase family 4 protein translates to MVKIPSCLQGKRVCFISPSAYPLLDPFAGGGWSGGAETQLITIGRALSSLGFDVHFVVDDYGQPESVKFGDVTAHRTTFRHMGGSKLYILSDWWRLFRLLRKIHADFYLIKVPPHLLSLLGLYCRSHGAKLIFIGQKDSDLDENRIRQRQGAPGWWLYRTGIGMTDFVVAQTESQCTGFRDKFGKEVLVIRNVLTLEEDNDISKDDYVLWVGNNNEDKQAHLVPELARALPHVRFRMIMAFGPSQKGDSFIRNQLDELPNLEYLGTVPFSEIADHYKRARLFISTSKCEGFPNTFLQSWQYRTPVISLMVDPDGVIERHDLGRVSGTFDNLVRHIRELHADPAQCEKLGGNARRYAYEHHSLESAVQKYCDLFAGLDATC, encoded by the coding sequence TTGGTTAAGATTCCATCATGCTTGCAAGGCAAACGTGTCTGTTTTATCAGTCCATCTGCTTATCCCCTGTTGGACCCGTTTGCCGGAGGGGGATGGAGTGGCGGCGCTGAAACCCAGCTGATTACCATAGGGCGAGCGCTGTCAAGCCTCGGGTTCGATGTGCATTTTGTCGTTGATGACTATGGACAACCAGAAAGCGTAAAGTTTGGTGACGTCACGGCACACAGGACGACATTCCGTCATATGGGCGGAAGCAAGTTATATATCCTGTCAGACTGGTGGAGACTTTTCCGCCTTCTCCGCAAAATCCACGCAGACTTCTATCTCATCAAGGTTCCGCCTCATTTACTTTCTCTGCTGGGCCTGTATTGCCGATCGCATGGAGCGAAGCTGATTTTCATTGGACAGAAGGATTCCGACCTTGATGAAAATCGCATCCGGCAACGACAAGGCGCGCCAGGCTGGTGGTTGTATCGGACGGGAATCGGCATGACCGACTTTGTCGTGGCACAGACCGAAAGTCAGTGCACAGGATTCCGGGACAAGTTCGGCAAGGAGGTTTTGGTTATCCGGAATGTGTTGACCCTGGAAGAGGACAACGACATCAGCAAGGATGACTATGTCCTGTGGGTAGGCAATAACAACGAAGACAAACAGGCCCATCTTGTGCCGGAGCTGGCGCGGGCGCTGCCGCATGTCCGGTTTCGGATGATCATGGCGTTCGGCCCGTCACAAAAGGGTGACTCGTTCATCCGTAATCAGCTGGACGAGCTGCCCAATCTGGAATATCTCGGAACGGTGCCATTCTCCGAGATTGCGGATCATTACAAGCGGGCCCGGCTGTTCATCAGCACGTCAAAATGCGAGGGATTTCCGAATACATTTCTGCAATCCTGGCAGTACCGGACACCGGTGATCAGCTTGATGGTCGATCCTGATGGCGTGATCGAACGCCACGATCTCGGGCGGGTTTCGGGCACATTCGACAACCTGGTTCGTCATATCCGCGAACTTCATGCCGATCCGGCGCAATGTGAAAAGTTGGGCGGCAATGCCCGTCGCTATGCCTATGAGCATCACTCACTGGAATCTGCCGTACAGAAATACTGTGATCTGTTCGCAGGGCTTGATGCGACATGCTGA